In the Glycine max cultivar Williams 82 chromosome 19, Glycine_max_v4.0, whole genome shotgun sequence genome, GCTTGCAAAGGCAATACTCCTCCTACAtggccatttatttgtttgtttctgtGAACATTGCACGAACTTTTGGATTAGAagttaaaattgttttcatattCATGTTCCCCACGATTTACTATTTCTAGATAAGCTTGGTTGAAATAGTAATGGAAGGGATGGAGAGGACTATGCAAGATAGTTGAAAATCGTAcacttgtaggaattgatttgaaatatttacttaaattgaaaattagctTCACatgtaagaatatttttttttattcccgtTATTCAAGTATACGTTATGATGATGGTAAATGACAAACttatttgaaaaatgttttcttatgaagtgatcaaataaaaaaaaatcattcccacaaaaaaaaaaacatatatgagAGATTAATAAGTAAATTGAAAATGAGTGTCCTGTACagagattaaaattttaatttaacctaCATTTTTTATGGGCATTCTTACCCCAAATTCATTGTATtaaagatgatgatcatgattgttcattcttttattttatttttttgcttaaaaaaatttagggaGAGGGGATTGTTGATTGATTGTTAAAAAAAGGTAGGttatgtttggtttggttttaggaaagaaaaattcaGATCAATCAAAATGGATTAGTATAGTTTGACTTGATTTTGTAATCCTATTTTTGTCAAATCTGAACAACTAAATTGTTAACAAGCGATTTGTTGTGTTTAGTTTTTtacttctgaaaaaaaaaagagaattcaaatttattatttgttttttttttgtattatttcaaATTGTTTACTTTATAAGAACTTCAAATTCAACAATTTTTAAGCAATAACTAGATTGTGCGATGAAGGAGTTATTCGAGCTCAAAATTTTAATGTtgttagatttatttttaaggatgaaccaaattatataaaaatgataagaGATCAAGCCATGAGTTTTTTTCACTCATCACACAACTTCAATTGTTGATTTTGTAATTAGTAATTGTAACTGCATTTTATCCCCATGGCCAGTTCTATAGTCAATACTAATACCATTGACTTAAAGTGCTGGTATCATGATTACCTTGGTAAACAAGGTCTTGAAGCATGATTACTTTTAGAAGCCACTTGGAAGGACAAAATGAAATAATCAACTTATTAAGAATTCCAAGGTACCAATAACAAGATGAATTTTCATTGCCTTTCATACATGACATATGTAATCTCCACCAAAATTAAGTCatataattcacatatatttacTTGTTAACaaagtaataaattatattcttgTATCATCGAACAGTTTAAATGACGTACTATTTATAATTGTATAATagatacaataaataaaaagaccGTCACTTTATGCCTTTCTATATGAATGAAAGATTAGATATTTTGGAAGCATCACAGAAACCTTATTCTCATCTCTTTACACTTTAAAAAGTCACTTTACGCCTTAAAAGGAATATTAACTTTTGCTTGGTGTCCAACAGTATCAAGCTAATGTTAGCTtataaaaggagaaaatatgattttaattcttctaaaaattttcatacttgattttagtcctttaaaaaattgtttaattttaatcctctaaaacattattttatttccatTCTTCTAATTTAGAAAGACTTTACTTTCAGTTCTCAAACTTtaaagtgtatttttttatggtttataacaatcattaaatattaattttaactagtttgaaaattagaaatagagtatttccaaattataagaacaaaaatagaatcaaaattttcaaactaaagctgaatttgaaaattttagagGTTCAAAAACATGTTTTACCACAACAGGAAAGCACAGTTAAACGTTTCTCACGTAAggaccaataaaaataatgttagtatttaaatatcaaataattgaCACTGTTTTACACTATATAATTATCTTCATTTTTCTAATACTTTAATACTAACGTTAAATTATTCTAACTTAATTATTAGTCTAGAGTTTTAATGTTTTTGGTTATCAGTAGTTGCACCAAAATCGTTTCCCTCTATCCACAGTATCAGTGAAGCAACACTTTGTAgcgttgactttttttttttttttacgtattTTATGCACGGTGGCTGATGTCACAGCCGCGAAACCAAACACAAACTTGTAAATCTTGAGTAACAATTGAGTTAAGTACACGAAATGATATTTCTTTCTACCTACAATAATCCTATTTGActcagtattttttttagagtgtgtttggatgaaagagtttaaaattttgagaaattttaaattataaaaatttcaaatacttcaattgaaattcttttattttcaaaattttgtgtttggataaaaaaagttaaaattatgagggtgaaaaaaaatgaattaaaaaagaaaagatatgattGATATGCTAGTTATATCTCAGACTCGATCGATGttagtaagaaaaaaatttcaatttctcacattttagaagaaaattgaaattccaaatttttagttgtttaaaattctgttttaaaattctaaaattttaaattcttaaaaaaaaacatccaaacaatgaattctagattacataaattcaaattctctgataaattactttccttagttaaaattttctatccaaacatactcttaataaaatcttacatttgatgtttgattgagtaattaaatttcaacaacccattcatttaattttttatctagctatcttttacttaaaaattactGTTTAACTTTCAACCAACCTTTCATGCTGCTAGAGTTTGAGTTGTCTAGGACTCTACGAAAAAGGAGCAATTGGCTCttctcaaacaaaaaaataacaccaGAGCAGGACCTTGCAATGGCATCAAATCTCAGTACCTATAGAGCACATTGgcttaataaaattattcttctaacttttttttatctaacaaaTCAATTATTTCCTTCAAACATACCCTTAATCCAACCAAAAATACAAGCAAAAATCCAGGGGGTGAAAGACAATGCAAATTGCTGCCCCTACAATGGCAAAGCATACATAGCCACACAATCTGTCTCCTTGAGTTAGCTCATTAAGATACAAGATATAAATAATTCATTGattgacaaaattaaaaagtcattaaattaatattttcagtttccagtaaaatattaaaacttttattcCCACTTTCttccaaatatttaattatagcattttaaaaaaattgaaagaatatttcagtaaaattatttactgttttttttcttaatctttgtataaaaactttaatttgaaGGGCAGGAAGTTTAATTATCCGCAATTCACTCGCAGGTTGAAACCTCAATAATGAGCCTCAATCCTCATATCGACAAAGACTTTCAAAATCTTGTGGTGATTTTCGAATAACATATGGTTTATAGAAATAGTTTATCACTTATTTATACAACCTTGAATTTGCTCAATGCATCAAAATACCATGAACACTTCCGTCCAAGACAACCAACCTAGAACAAAAATTCAGTCCAACAGACAGCTATGTGCTTTCTCCTAATGCTCTTGCCAGGATGGCTCAAAATTCCTTAGGGTTTGAGGGCCAAACCTAATCCAACCTTTGCACTCTTCTCAATGGCCTTAGTGTCAACCTCCCCAGAAATGGTGAAGAACGATCTGGGACGCCACTCGTGCTGGATGAGAGCATTTGCCTTGCCCAAGTTGTTGACACGAGCCTTCACAGTCGTCAATGGATCCAATGCATGCTGGGTGCCAAGTGTGAGGGTGTTCTCATTGGTTGAGAATTGGTGAGTTACCTCAGCACCAACAGCTGTGTTGGTCAAGCGATTGACTGTATGGTAGTATGAAGCATTCAGGGAATCACCTTTGTTATTCCTGCACACAAGAATTCGTCATACATGCAAAAATGTAAGTTCATACTATCAATTAGTGTAAACACAACAGACCAGAGAAAGAGATTTTATACGGTATATTCAAATAGGAAAATATTTCAACAAAGTCTTGTCTAACTAGGTGAGGTCACTACATgtaaacagaaataaaaacaagagaGGAAATTGCAATCATGATGGAGCCTCATTAGGTTTGTTAATCAGCTCTGAAGCTTTACAAAACTATAGTAATTTTCCCCAAGTCATTCACAAGCAGAACAAACATGCTCAAGATCAATTTGAAATTTCCATAGTTCCCAAATGTAACTTATAGAAGGTGCAACGACCAAATCACTTAAATTAGAAGAATTATCTCAAAAGGGACAACAATCACTCACACAGTCAATGAGGCAACCAAATCATCTTTGGTGAAGTTCAATCCAGCATTGAATTTAGTTAACTCCCCAATCTTGGTGTCAAAAGAAACATCAGTACCAAGGGCAAGTACATTAGTTCCTACAACGCCGGAGAAGTTGACAATTGGGTTTGCTGTTAAACCCACACTGGTGCTTATTCCAGCATAGTCATGCAAGTACTGGACTTCCACCTGTTTCATGATGAAGTTTCTCAAATTTAGTAAATCATGGTTTCTGGTGAAGAATCAAACCTTCCCATACAAAATGACTGACTTATCTTACCTTTCCAGACCTTTGATCAGGAACTCTAAAGCTAAAAATAGTCTTGAGACCAGGAGCAGGCTCATTGACAGTGATAGTTGTGAAAAGCTGGAGTGCAAATGCATTATCAACTTTAGTGAAATTCATGCAATAGAATAGGTCTGTGTAAATTAAAGAACATAAAAGCAAATTGACATAGTGGCAAGAAGCATATGATGATTTTGGTTGACATTGTGCAAATATCAAACACCAAGCATAATACCAATGAAATCCCTCAAATATCCCCATTGCCCAATTTGCTTAAATGTAAATCAAGTTTAGGAATAGTGCATTGGATATCTGTtgtaaattatgaattttaactGCCATCATATATACACACGAAGAGATTCAACAGGGTTCCTCACCCACTCAGCTCATTGAAGCTGAAATCAAAATCAGAACACCCTTCCGTATTGAATGAGCATTAAGGGCATTTGCAAACAGCTACAATAAAGGAGTGGGGACATATAGAAACACCTTCAATTACACAGCCAGCATATAACTAAAGCCCCCCAATTTCAATTCTACAATACtatcaattttagaatttattttgaagttttctACTTCCAATTTCAATTCTACCTCCCATCCATCACACTACCCTTTTAGCAGGGCTTGAGCAGACTAATTGAAAAAGTTAACAGTAAGTGGTTTCAAAACAATAAGAAACCAGAACAAGCCAGTCAGCGGTGATTATTTTACACACTGACACCACCATAACATGAACATATACCAACAAATTGAAACCAACTAAAATCCCACCTTGCAAGGTTAGTAAAACATATATCAACCACCAAAATTGGTTTTCATAGTTTTGCACGCCCAAAAGCACAGAGAAGAACAAAACATTTCCAAACAACAACGGTGAACTTACATTGGAACCGGTGTCCACTTTGATATCAGTGGTGATGTTCTTGTTCTTCAACTGGGTGTTAACATCCGCCACAAAAAGGTCACCTTTCTTGGTCCCCGAGGATGTTATAGCCTAAAGCAGGATCACACACAAAACACAGAAGGAGATAGCAACAAAGTAAGTAACATTCTCAGAACCATGCATCAACACCTAATACCTATCCATGTCCCACACATGATTTGAAGCACTAACAACACAACATTGCTAATGCTATCACAGTAATACCACCCAAAGCAACACAACATCACAAATACCATTCCCCACACAAGCAAATCTTCCAATGGAACAACCACCCTCACCTCCCAAATACTCTCATATCAAATAAACCCCAACCCAAAAAGGAATAAACCCAGTTTCAATCAGTCCTAGAAATATagcatcatcataatcatcatcctcataataataataattaaaaaataataatagtaataaataatagCTTACAACTCCAGTGGGTGAGTAGGTAGTGATGGTAAACTTCTGGTCACTGTGGTAGTCCTTGAACAGGAGatctacaattaaaaaaaaaaacatttttttaaaaaataaaatatcaaatatatatatatatatatatatatatatatatatagagagagagagagagagagagagagaaagaacctCTGGCTTTCTTGCCAATGTCAGAGTAGAGACCAGGACCCTTAGACATGGCTTCTACACAGAGAATTGGAAATGgaagacaaagaagaagaacaGTGTGAGAGCTAAACAGTGGAAACACCTTGGAGAATATATGTAATAGTCGAAACCCTAATTTCGgaaattgatttctttttttttcttttttggtgttTTCAGAGGAAGAAGATGTGGACCGTTGATTTGGAAATGGAGTGGGGTTTGGGAAGCTTATGGCCGTCggaataatttctttttctccaaGCCATGGctgaattttaatttacatttaCATTGGAGAAAATAGTTGGATAATTTCTTTGCTCCATCTTATATATTCTTCAAGTTACGGTGGAatgaaattcaattaaaattttagaatgaagCCTATAATAATTACTAGTtaggtttaaatttttatcacacattatgattaaattaatggaagtatatgaaataaaagtaaagtagaaaaaaatggaaagaaaattgaagacatgatggatttttttttttaatttttgacgaAACGATGAAATATGATGGATAGTAATATAGTCATGTATAATAAAGTATTGAATGTATTTATACCTTAATTTAATTATGGATAGTAATATAGGCATGTATAATAAAGTTGTTTGATTgtgtaataattacttttaacattaatattttcagtcacttttgatgatttttaatttaacaactcatttttttaataatttggtagaattgatgtaaaattaatttatctttattcAGTTGTATACTAGtagttattaaaattaaagtaatgtaataatttattataatacataattttgagaATAAAGACATAAAGATGTAACTAATAAGGGACTTATATTTCTTCtctataaatatttcaaaaaaattatgtctatttaattaaggggaaaaaaccatagacttaaataaatttaggattgtgtgcaaatttaaaattttagtaatgttattaatattaaagaGACTGTTTagttttcagtaaaaaaaaataaagaagaagagactATTCAGTAACAAATagaatttaatactttttactatttttttctaattagaatttattataatgtgtattaaaaaataatttatgtcatTGATTATTagactaattagtaattaaactGGGTTTGACAATTgagtttcttttgtcttgtctTTTCATTGGGCTAAAGTCAAAGCTattgttattcttttttctattcccCTGTTGGGCTTCGTTGCAGCACTCAACTCCTTTATTCTGTTGATAAATATACCTcctttattaattatatgtacTCCCGCATTCATAATCTTGTTATCGCATGCACTGGGTCATCTCTTAGTTCGTGCGTTTCACCTTTCTTTCTCtacaattcttttttctttttttttaattagtaaaaattaaacataatattaaaaaatttataatatttatatactttatttaattaattgagttaaaccttcttaataataattttttgttttgatcctTCGTTCCTCATTTGCAATCATAATTTTGCCTTcgacaatttatttttgaaaagaaacGGTAAGTGAGAATAAATAACACGGAgttatatttatgaattattacaCTCCTTCATTGCAGCGTGTTTGGAAGGAAGCATATGAAGTGTGTATGGTTTGATATTAAAAAGTTGATTTTgtgtttaaaacttattttaaatgtttaatttgattgtacaaaatatttcaaaattaactataaattaaaataattttaaataacttttaagttcaataaaaaaaacttatattgaaattcattattaaaaattaattcaaatcaaACACATTTCTTCATATATGGAAATCATCCTGCACTATCAAGAAAAACCAATGCTCTCCAAGAAAAAACTGGATgttatttgaaaatgaaaagccCTACCATTTGCTGAAAATATTACATACCATCTCCTCATGAGTGATGCTATATCAAACATAACTTAATGTCAAACTAACTCTTTCCCCCCAAACACTAAATTTACAAAATCTTTAGCAAGTAAGGATGACAAAGAGAGATGTTTGAGATACATGTAGAGAATATCAACAACAACACATAAGTCAGTTCAAGTAATTTCACCAACCATTTAGATCAACTTCTCCCCAATTACGTCCGCTAACAGAAAGTTGCTTCTCTTCCACCAATATCCCACAGGTGTTTTGGAAATAATTGATCAAACTTACAACATCCTGCAAAATACgtataaaataacaatataagaaATTAAGATCCAGGCATCCAGCATTTGATAGCAATCCAAGTCCAAGCCGTCTCAATATTTACTTTTGTCAAAGTTAATAAAACAAAGTATAAGAAACCAAACCAAAAGTTTGAATTCCTTTTTCCacataaaatgaatgaaaatactGTTgggattcaatttaattaaccaAACCAAAAGTGTTGTTTGGTAATTACATTATGTgcaattttaagtgaaataaaCTTGTTAAGATAGGAAAGTGGttttttatttgtgtgtgtgtgtttgggttatggtggtggtggttgacttctcaAAGAGGAACTGTATCTTattcttgttttcttctttggCAATCAATGCATTTTTCTAATGGTGGAGCTTGCTTGATAAAATTTGACTTGACTGCTTCTAAAGTTATTGTTACGGGAGAAGTAAAGGAAGGGGTGTCACTAGCAAgggaggtgcaggaagcaagGAATGAGAGGCCACGAAGGGAACAACTCACCCCAGCATATCTAGAAGGGTACGATAGAAGCCATGCAGAATGGAGGAACGCGTGAAGCTTCTCGAAGGAATCGCGAGCACGATCAAGGCGTTAGAAGGCATAGATACCTTCTGTTAGTTGTTTAGCTTCTGTTAGGGTTAGTTAGGATGCATCTAGAAGCTTGTAACTACCTATAAATACGGTGTAATCATCTGTTGAAAGGCATGAAATAATACTTGAtcgtttcttcttcctcttgctTCTGGGAGGTTTGCTTGGGCCTCGAAAACCAAGCTATAACagtggtgctttcattgagcaTCAATGGCAGATGGCACACGTTCGAAGGCATCATCAGAGCGTTTGGAAGATGCAATTGCCAAGCTCATTGCTTCGCAACTTGCTATGAATTCAAAGATTGATGATCTTCTCCAGCGAATGTCTCAGCTTGAGGCGAATCAACCGCAACCGCAGTCTCCGTCGTCGTCGTCTGCCGGACACACGCCGCAGACTCAAACCTCTTTTCACCGTATGAAGCTTGATGTCCCGAGGTTTGATGGATCTGATCCAACCGGCTGGACCTTCAAGATTACGCAATTCTTTGAGTTTCACTCTACGCCGGATCACGAGAGGTTAACCATTGCCTCCTTCTACATGGAGGGACCAGCACTCGCGTGGTTTCAATGGATGCATCGAAACGCGCAGTTATCCTCATGGTCAGCTTTTCTACATGCTTTTCATTCACGATTTGCAACATCCACGTATGAAGATCCTACGGGATTACTCTGCAAATTACAACAGCGTTCGTCGGTATCGGCGTACCTTTCAGAATTCAAATTCTTGGCTAACAGGATAGTAGGATTACCGGCTCCATTCGTCTTGAGTTGCTTCATCTTAGGATTGAATCCAACGATTCACAGAGAAGTACAAGTCTTACAATCGATATCCTTAGCTCAGGCAGTATCCTATGCACGATTACAGGAAGAAAAACTTCTCGATGCTCACCGGCCACCGCCATATCGGCCATTAGTCTCCACAGGACCTTCTAGCACACGCTCATCATCAAACAACTCTACACAACCTTTACTACCAACACCGGTACGAACTTCCTCCTCAATTCCTTTTAAACGTTTAACACCAGAAGAATTGGCCTCGCGCAGGGAAAAGGGACTATGCTTTCACTGCGATGAGAAATTCTCTCGTGGCCACAAATGTGCATCTTCATTGTTTCTTTTAGTTATGGATGATGAGGATATCACGATCGAAGGTCAAGAGACTATGCACCAACTCAGGAGTTGCTACCGGAATCCCCGCCGGCACAGCTAAGCTTACATGCATTATCTGGCCACTTAGCACCAGAGACGTAACGCCTTAAAGGATACATTAATGACCGGCCTATCAACATCTTGATAGATGGAGGCAGCACTCATAATTTCCTCCATAATCGGGGTGGTACTGAGCTTAGGATTAAAAACCACTGAAACAACACCGCTTAGGGTCACGGTGGGGAATGGCGAGGAGATTCACTGTAATCAGCTGTGTACGGCGATTCAGGTTAACATACAACAACACTCCTTCACCATTGACTTCCATGCATTGCCATTATGTGGAGTGGATGTGGTTCTGGGGGTGCAATGGTTGAAGACTCTCGGACCAGTCTTAACAGACTACGGTGCTCTAACAATGAAGTTCATCACTGGGGGTAAACTCATAGAACTCCATGGAGATCGCGAGAAGGGAATCGAACCAGTGTCACCATCTCAACTACGCAGGTTCGTACACACAAACCCTACTACAACCTTCTTCCACATTCGTGTCGAAATAGCAACCACACACAACTCTTCTCCAAACCATCCCTTGTCGGCAATCAACACATTAATCTCCAAATACGCGTCCCTCTTTCAACCTCCCACGACCCTGTCGCCATCGCAATCCACAAATCATACCATCAATCTATTGCCTAACTCAACTCTAGTAAACGTTAGACCATATAGATATCCTTACTTTCAGAAAAAGGAGATCGAAGAACATGTAGCTATTATGCTAGAGAAAGGGTTCATACAACCTAGCTCGAGTCCATTTTCATCCCCAGTTTTGTTGGTAAGAAAGAAAGATGGATCATGGAGGTTTTGTATCGATTATAGGGCCCTTAATGCCATAACGGTCCGCGATCGTTTTCCCATACCGACAGTGGATGAGTTACTTGATGAGCTGGGCGGAGCAAAGTGGTTCTCTAAGCTTGATCTCATGCAAGGATATCATCAAATATTGATGAACACGGCGGACATCTGCAAAACTGCATTTCGAACACATCAAGGGCATTACGAGTTTCGTGTAATGCCCTTTGGATTGTGCAATGCACCTTCTAGTTTTCAGGCCACAATGAATCAACTATTTCAACCATACCTCAGGAAGTATATCATTGTCTTCTTTGACGATATCTTGATATACAGCAGGACCATGCATGACCATCTTCTTCACTTGGAGAAAGCTTTTCAGGTTCTTGTAGAAGGGAAGTTTTCTCTCAAGCTTTCCAAGTGCACATTTGCACAGGAGCAGTTGGAGTATTTGGGACACATAGTGTCCTCGAGCGGGGTCACTCCGGTGCCGGAGAAGGTACAAGCTGTCTCACGGTGGCCAACACCTCGCACACCGCGGGCATTGGGAGGCTTTCTAGGCCTCGCCGGATTTTACAGACGATTTATAAAAGGCTACGCAGCTTTAGCTTCTTCCCTCACCAAACTTCTGTGCCACGGTCAATTTGAATGGAGTCACGAGGCCGAGATAGCATTTCAAAACCTCAAGAAGGCTCTCACAGAGGCACCCGTTCTCGCGTTGCCTAACTTCACTACGTCGTTTGTGGTGGAAACGGACGCTTCAGGGTCTGGTATGGGGGCGGTGTTAACCCAGAAGGGCCACCCTCTAGCTTATTATAGCAAACAATTATGCCCTAAGCTGATTAATGCTTCTACTTACGTTCGGGAATTGACAGCAATCACGACGGCCGTTAAAAAGTGGCGCCAGTATTTACTTGGCCACCACTTCGTCATCTTAACGGACCATCAGAGTTTACGTGAACTTATGAACCAGACGATCCAAACGCCGGAGCAGCATCGTTACTTAGCCAGACTATTGGGGTTTGATTACTCCATTCAGTATCGCGCTGGGAAAACTAATGTGGTCGCGGATGCATTATCCAAATCACAGGAAGACTACACTGCTTCACTCTTCTTCCTTTCGATGCCACGCTTCGTCTTCCTCGATGATCTCCACAAGGAGCTAGCCTCTCTTGATACATTTCAAGACTTGCGCAGACGAATTCAGGAAAACCCAACTTCGTATCCAGATTATGCATTAACTGAGGGACTCATCATGTACAAGAAGCGAATATGGCTTCCCTCTAACTCCTCTTTCATCAAACAATTGCTTGAGGAGTTTCATCAATCTCCTATAGGTGGCCACATGGGGATCCAAAAGACTCTCCAAAGACTTCATGATAATTTTACTTGGGCCTCGATCAAGGAAGACACTCGCAAGTTCGTCACAGCCTGTGCAACGTGCCAACACACTAAGTATGATAATTGTAAACCAGTCGGGCTCCTTTGCCCTCTTCCGATGCCGACACTACCATGGGAAGATCTATCCATGGATTTTATTACGGGACTACCCTCGTATCACGGCAACACATGCATCTTCGTCATGGTGGATCGCTTCTCGAAAGGTTTGCACTTAGGTATGTTGCCCACCCAACATACGGCGCACACAGTGGCCCTGTTATTCATTGAAATCTTGGGGTGCCTCCATGGCATGCCTAAAAGCATCGTATCGGACAGAGATCCGTTGTTTATTAGTAAATTCTGGCGCGAGCTCTTCACACTGAGTGGTACGAAGTTGCGCTTAAGCTCATCATATCATCCGCAGTCCGAAGGACAAACGGAGGTCGCAAACCGCATTATCGAGCAATATTTGAGAGCTTTCGTGC is a window encoding:
- the LOC100170756 gene encoding mitochondrial outer membrane protein porin of 34 kDa, with translation MSKGPGLYSDIGKKARDLLFKDYHSDQKFTITTYSPTGVAITSSGTKKGDLFVADVNTQLKNKNITTDIKVDTGSNLFTTITVNEPAPGLKTIFSFRVPDQRSGKVEVQYLHDYAGISTSVGLTANPIVNFSGVVGTNVLALGTDVSFDTKIGELTKFNAGLNFTKDDLVASLTVNNKGDSLNASYYHTVNRLTNTAVGAEVTHQFSTNENTLTLGTQHALDPLTTVKARVNNLGKANALIQHEWRPRSFFTISGEVDTKAIEKSAKVGLGLALKP